The Halomonas binhaiensis nucleotide sequence CGGGCCTCGAGCACCGCTTGCTGCGAGATCTTGACCACAAAGGTGCCGCGTTGAGGCCTGACCTCCACCAGCCCTGCTTCGGACAGGCGTATGAATGCTTCACGAACTGGCTGACGGCTCACCGAGAAGATATCGGCCAGCTCCTTCTCCGACAGCGCCTGCCCTGGTACCAGCACCATCTTGATGATCGACTCGCGCAATACCTGATAGAGCCGCGCACGGACCGGATCGCTGGCGCGGGTCTCCTGCCATAACGATTGCAGTGTCGTATTCATGCCATCCCCTCGATGCGATCGGTTTAAGGCTTGGCCGCCTCTTTCTGATATGACTAGTATGGTAGTATGGTGAGAAAACAAAAAGCACCCAAGCCTTAGACTTTGGTGCTATGACGACCGCCTGGGGACTCAGCAGGAGAACAACGTGAAGCGCCGCCGCTATGCAGGAACCGATTACCGCAAGGCACTCAACATCCAGGACCTGGAACGTATTGCCCAACGCCGCTTGCCCAATTTTGTCTTCGAATATCTGCAGGGAGGGGCCGATGATGAGCGGGCGTTGCAGCATAACCGGGCCGTATTCGATGATTACCGCTTCATGCCAAGAACGCTGACCCGAGTGGGTCCTCGAGACCTGTCGACCACACTGATGGGCAAATCCCATGCCCTGCCCCTGGTGATCGGGCCGACGGGGTATAACGGCATGCTGAGCCGGGATGGAGACATCAAGCTGGCCACGGCAGCGTCCAGGGCCAATATTCCCTTCGTGCTCAGCAATGTCGCTACCACCTCACTGGAGGACATCGCCGCACTCGAAGGGCTCAATGCCTGGATGCAGATCTACTTCTACCGAGATCGAGATTACGTCAGAAAACTGGTAGATCGTTGCCAGGCTGCCCAGTACGAGACCATTGTGGTCACCACCGATAGTGCCATCTACGGTAACCGTGAATGGGACCTGCGCAACTTCCGCAAGCCCATGCAGCCGACCCTGCGTAATCTGCTGCACCTGCTCATGCGCCCACGCTGGATCGCCGATGTCTTGATTCCCGATGGCATGCCGACCTTCAAGAACCTGGACGACCTGCTTCCCCCTGGAAAGCAAAGCGTACAGGGCGCCTCAGCAGTGATCGGCCAGCAACTGGACTCGACGCTCAACTGGGATGACATCAGCTGGCTGCGCGACCGCTGGCCAGGCAAGCTCATCATCAAGGGCATCCTCTCTCCCGATGAAGCCGAGCAGGCTGCCAGCCTGGGCGTCGATGCGCTGGTACTCTCCAATCATGGCGGGCGCCAGCTCGATCATGCCTGCTCACCTGTCGAAGTCCTGCCAGAAGCCAGGCAGCGCGTCGGGCAACGTTGTCAGCTGTTCGTCGACAGCGGCTTCCGACGCGGCACGGATGTCGTCAAGGCATTGGCGCTGGGGGCCGATGCCGTGTGGCTGGGTCGCACCACATTGTATGGATTGGCGGCTGGTGGCCAGCCAGGGGTCGCGCATGCGCTGGATATCCTGCGCCGGGAAATCGACCGTACCATCGGCCTGCTCGGTGTCGAACGCATCGCCGATCTGGAGACCAGCATGCTGGTGCCGGATCGACGCCATTGAGCGACCATATCACGAGCGCACATAACAAAACGGCGACCCTTTCGGATCGCCGTTTTGTTCAGGGTTGCTCGACGCACACCCCCTTAGGAAGCGCAGACACTTACGCAGTGCTTGCTGAGGAATTGTCTAGAACCAGGTCTCCGCCTGCACCCCAAACGCCCACTGCCCACCGGCGAACCCTTCCTTGCCGAAGTCGTCATTGGTCATATAGTCGTTCAGCTCATCATCCCAGTCGCTGTAACTGGCGAAGAGGCGAATTTCAGGACGATTCCAGAAGCCTCCCACCTGGGGCTTGAAGGTCGGAGCAATGGTGAAACGGGTATAGGCCCCTTCTGCCGCATCGCCCAGCGCAGCCTGATCGAGGTCCATCCACTGATAGGTTCCTTCGTACTGCATTTCGAAGTTGTCAGTGATTTCATGGGCCAGGCGCGCATTGAAG carries:
- a CDS encoding alpha-hydroxy acid oxidase, coding for MKRRRYAGTDYRKALNIQDLERIAQRRLPNFVFEYLQGGADDERALQHNRAVFDDYRFMPRTLTRVGPRDLSTTLMGKSHALPLVIGPTGYNGMLSRDGDIKLATAASRANIPFVLSNVATTSLEDIAALEGLNAWMQIYFYRDRDYVRKLVDRCQAAQYETIVVTTDSAIYGNREWDLRNFRKPMQPTLRNLLHLLMRPRWIADVLIPDGMPTFKNLDDLLPPGKQSVQGASAVIGQQLDSTLNWDDISWLRDRWPGKLIIKGILSPDEAEQAASLGVDALVLSNHGGRQLDHACSPVEVLPEARQRVGQRCQLFVDSGFRRGTDVVKALALGADAVWLGRTTLYGLAAGGQPGVAHALDILRREIDRTIGLLGVERIADLETSMLVPDRRH